One region of Dokdonia sp. 4H-3-7-5 genomic DNA includes:
- a CDS encoding geranylgeranylglycerol-phosphate geranylgeranyltransferase — translation MLSRKNKRFILKLISLFSVVRGYNILVIVIAQYLTSIFILAPDLRLREIIFDLNLLFLVLAGVFTIAAGYIINSFYDSEKDLINRPKKTMLDRLVSQNTKLSIYFVLNFLAAIAASYVSFKAVIFYALYIFGIWIYSHKLKKYPFVGNLVAATLAITPFFAVFIYYGNLAPVIFVHGSFLFLVIAMREMVKDLENLKGDLVQNYRTIPVIYGTTTSKWLLTILGGLTIVPIFFLINHFKLGYMSYYFYGSVALLLLFLAILWRSVARPHYVLLHNILKFVIVAGVFCIVLLDASVVLNRIF, via the coding sequence ATGCTTTCGAGAAAAAACAAACGTTTTATCCTTAAGTTAATTAGCCTCTTTTCTGTGGTGCGCGGTTACAATATTCTAGTAATCGTCATCGCACAGTACCTTACATCTATATTTATATTAGCACCAGATTTGCGCCTACGCGAAATCATATTTGATCTCAATCTCTTATTCCTAGTGCTTGCTGGAGTTTTTACTATTGCAGCTGGTTATATCATCAACAGTTTTTACGATTCTGAAAAAGACTTGATTAACAGGCCTAAAAAAACTATGTTAGACAGGCTCGTGAGTCAAAACACAAAGTTGTCTATATATTTTGTGCTTAACTTTCTAGCCGCTATAGCAGCTAGTTATGTGTCTTTTAAAGCAGTGATATTTTATGCGCTTTATATTTTTGGGATCTGGATTTATTCCCATAAGCTCAAAAAATATCCTTTTGTAGGGAATCTAGTAGCGGCAACGCTGGCTATCACTCCATTCTTTGCTGTTTTTATTTATTACGGAAATCTAGCACCTGTCATTTTTGTACACGGTTCATTTCTGTTTCTAGTTATTGCCATGCGCGAGATGGTAAAAGATCTAGAGAATTTAAAAGGCGATCTCGTTCAGAACTATAGAACAATACCTGTTATTTATGGCACTACCACGTCAAAGTGGTTGCTCACTATTCTAGGAGGTCTTACAATAGTCCCTATCTTTTTCTTAATAAACCACTTTAAGTTGGGGTATATGAGCTATTACTTTTACGGGAGTGTGGCTTTATTGTTGTTATTTCTAGCCATCTTATGGAGATCTGTAGCGAGACCTCACTATGTGCTGCTACATAATATTTTGAAGTTTGTTATCGTAGCTGGAGTATTTTGCATCGTGTTACTGGATGCAAGTGTGGTGCTCAATAGGATTTTTTAA
- a CDS encoding cold-shock protein: MEGTVKFFNESKGYGFITNDDTGKDIFVHVTGLNGETINEGDKVEYVEEEGRKGLTAAQVRVL; this comes from the coding sequence ATGGAAGGAACAGTAAAATTTTTCAATGAGTCAAAAGGTTATGGTTTTATAACTAACGACGACACCGGTAAAGACATCTTTGTACACGTTACAGGTCTTAACGGGGAAACTATCAACGAAGGAGACAAAGTTGAGTACGTAGAAGAAGAAGGAAGAAAAGGATTAACTGCTGCACAAGTACGTGTACTGTAG
- the aspS gene encoding aspartate--tRNA ligase, with product MYRTHNNGSLRAADVNKEVTLAGWVQKSRDKGFIIWVDLRDRYGMTQLVFDEERTDASIMEQARKLGREFVIQATGTVIERDSKNPNIATGDIEILVSKLEVLNASLTPPFTIEDETDGGEDVRMKYRYLDIRRKPVRDSLIFRHKVALEVRKYLSDQDFIEVETPYLIKSTPEGARDFVVPSRMNEGQFYALPQSPQTFKQLLMVGGMDKYFQIVKCFRDEDLRADRQPEFTQIDCEMAFVEQEDILNIFEGLTRHLLKEVNGVEIEKFPRMLYDDAMRLYGNDKPDIRFGMEFGELNEVAQHKDFGVFNNAELVVGIAVPGGNSYTRKEIDKLIDWVKRPQVGALGMVYSRCNDDGSFKSSVDKFYDQEDLAKWAAVTRAQKGDLICILSGETSKVRAQMSALRMELATRLGLRDPKVFAPLWVIDFPLLELDEETGHYHAMHHPFTSPKPGQIELLDTKPGEVKANAYDLVLNGNEIGGGSIRIHDKETQAIMLRHLGFSEEEAKAQFGFLMDAFEYGAPPHGGLAFGLDRLVAILGGQETIRDFIAFPKNNSGRDVMIDAPAFLDDVQMKELNLKLRDQKS from the coding sequence ATGTACAGAACGCACAATAATGGAAGCCTAAGAGCTGCCGATGTAAATAAGGAAGTTACCCTCGCAGGATGGGTTCAAAAATCTAGAGATAAAGGATTTATTATTTGGGTAGATCTACGTGATCGTTACGGAATGACGCAACTTGTTTTTGATGAGGAGCGTACCGATGCATCAATCATGGAGCAAGCACGTAAACTAGGACGTGAGTTTGTAATTCAAGCTACTGGAACCGTTATAGAGCGTGATTCAAAAAATCCAAATATCGCAACAGGAGATATCGAGATTTTAGTATCAAAACTAGAAGTGCTTAACGCTTCACTTACTCCTCCTTTTACCATAGAAGATGAAACTGATGGTGGTGAGGATGTGCGTATGAAATACCGTTACCTAGACATACGTCGTAAGCCAGTGCGTGACAGCTTAATTTTTAGACATAAAGTAGCACTAGAAGTACGTAAATATCTTTCTGATCAAGATTTTATTGAGGTAGAGACACCATACTTAATCAAGTCTACTCCTGAGGGAGCACGAGATTTTGTGGTTCCTTCTCGCATGAACGAAGGACAATTTTATGCATTACCACAATCTCCACAAACCTTCAAGCAATTGCTTATGGTGGGAGGAATGGACAAATACTTCCAGATTGTAAAGTGTTTCCGTGATGAGGATTTGCGTGCAGATAGACAGCCAGAGTTTACGCAAATAGACTGTGAGATGGCTTTTGTAGAGCAGGAAGATATCTTAAACATTTTTGAAGGACTTACAAGACACTTACTTAAAGAAGTAAACGGTGTTGAGATTGAGAAATTCCCACGTATGCTATATGATGATGCCATGCGTTTATATGGTAATGATAAACCGGATATCCGTTTTGGGATGGAATTTGGAGAGCTCAATGAAGTAGCACAACATAAAGATTTTGGCGTTTTTAATAATGCAGAGCTTGTAGTGGGTATTGCTGTCCCAGGAGGAAATAGCTATACTCGCAAAGAAATAGATAAACTTATAGACTGGGTAAAGCGTCCACAAGTAGGCGCACTAGGAATGGTGTATTCTCGTTGCAATGACGATGGATCATTCAAGTCTTCTGTAGATAAATTTTATGATCAAGAAGATCTAGCAAAATGGGCAGCGGTTACTAGAGCTCAAAAAGGAGATCTTATCTGCATCCTTTCTGGAGAGACTTCAAAAGTTCGCGCTCAAATGAGTGCATTACGTATGGAGCTAGCAACACGTTTAGGATTAAGGGACCCTAAGGTATTTGCTCCATTATGGGTAATAGATTTCCCTTTACTTGAACTAGATGAAGAGACTGGACATTATCACGCAATGCACCACCCATTTACGTCTCCTAAGCCAGGACAGATAGAACTACTAGACACAAAACCAGGAGAGGTAAAAGCAAATGCATATGACCTTGTACTTAACGGTAACGAAATAGGAGGAGGATCCATACGTATACACGATAAAGAAACGCAAGCTATCATGCTACGCCACTTAGGCTTCTCTGAAGAAGAGGCTAAAGCGCAATTTGGCTTCCTTATGGATGCCTTTGAATATGGAGCACCACCACACGGTGGTCTTGCTTTTGGGCTAGATAGACTTGTAGCAATACTAGGTGGTCAAGAGACCATACGTGACTTTATTGCCTTCCCAAAAAACAATAGTGGTCGTGACGTTATGATAGACGCACCTGCTTTTCTTGATGATGTGCAAATGAAGGAATTGAATTTGAAGCTACGCGATCAAAAATCATAA
- a CDS encoding DUF3050 domain-containing protein, whose protein sequence is MISHVTQEIQPIQEQLLSHPLYKDIKTPDDLLVFMEHHVYAVWDFMSLLKALQNGLTCTQTPWKPVGSAETRYLINEIVLAEETDINAKGQRQSHYEMYIDAMRKAGASTAAIERLVATDFDKVAIREAIIDVPASVSKFLKFTFDTIERGKLHEIAAAFTFGRENLIPAMFTAIIGEIEENFPARDLSDFKYYFDRHIELDEDEHGPMALKMIEHLCGDDNNKWDEVVAVSKEALKVRLNLWDGILSEIKREEVYA, encoded by the coding sequence ATGATTTCACACGTCACACAAGAAATACAACCGATTCAAGAACAGTTGCTTAGCCATCCTTTGTATAAAGACATAAAAACACCTGATGATCTTTTAGTGTTTATGGAACATCATGTGTATGCTGTTTGGGATTTTATGTCACTACTGAAGGCGTTGCAAAATGGATTAACATGTACACAAACTCCATGGAAACCAGTAGGAAGTGCCGAAACTCGATATTTAATTAACGAGATTGTTCTTGCCGAAGAAACAGATATAAATGCAAAAGGACAGCGACAGAGTCATTATGAGATGTACATTGACGCTATGCGAAAGGCAGGGGCTAGTACCGCAGCAATAGAAAGGCTTGTTGCTACAGATTTTGATAAGGTTGCAATACGCGAGGCTATCATTGATGTGCCAGCCAGTGTGAGTAAATTTTTGAAATTTACATTTGACACTATAGAAAGAGGCAAATTACATGAAATTGCCGCTGCATTTACCTTTGGACGAGAAAACCTGATTCCAGCAATGTTTACTGCAATTATAGGGGAGATAGAAGAGAACTTCCCGGCTAGAGACTTATCTGATTTTAAGTATTATTTTGATCGTCATATTGAACTTGATGAGGATGAGCATGGACCTATGGCTTTGAAAATGATTGAACACCTATGTGGTGATGATAACAATAAATGGGATGAAGTAGTTGCTGTGTCTAAGGAAGCATTAAAAGTGCGATTAAATCTTTGGGATGGTATATTAAGTGAGATAAAACGCGAGGAGGTTTACGCTTAG
- a CDS encoding uroporphyrinogen-III synthase yields the protein MKVKTILVSQPKPKVENSPYFELEQRQRVKIDFIPFIHVEGVSGKEVRLQKVDLKDYTAIILTSRNAVDHFFRIAEEMRFKVPDTLKYFCQSEAVAYYLQKYVVYRKRKIYVGKRTFPELIPLIKKHKNETFLLPSSDKFKPNVPELLDALGVKWMQSTFYKTVVSDLSEYENVFYDILVFFSPSGIQSLFENFPNFKQNDTRIAAFGNTTVKAAEEAGLKVDIQAPTPETPSMTMALEKYIKDVNKK from the coding sequence ATGAAAGTGAAAACTATCCTCGTTTCGCAACCAAAGCCTAAGGTTGAAAACTCACCTTATTTTGAGCTAGAACAAAGACAACGCGTTAAAATAGATTTCATCCCCTTCATCCACGTAGAGGGTGTATCTGGCAAAGAAGTTAGATTACAAAAAGTAGATCTTAAAGACTACACTGCAATCATACTTACAAGTCGTAATGCTGTTGACCACTTCTTTAGAATTGCAGAAGAAATGCGTTTTAAAGTGCCCGATACCTTAAAATATTTTTGTCAGAGTGAAGCTGTTGCTTATTACTTACAGAAATACGTGGTTTACCGTAAGCGTAAAATATATGTAGGTAAACGCACATTTCCAGAGCTTATTCCATTAATTAAAAAGCATAAGAATGAGACATTCTTATTGCCGTCATCAGATAAGTTCAAACCTAACGTACCAGAACTTCTAGATGCTTTAGGAGTGAAATGGATGCAATCTACTTTTTACAAAACAGTAGTAAGTGATCTTTCTGAATATGAAAATGTGTTTTACGACATATTAGTATTTTTTAGCCCAAGTGGTATTCAATCATTATTTGAAAACTTCCCTAACTTTAAGCAAAACGACACACGTATTGCCGCTTTTGGGAACACTACAGTAAAAGCTGCCGAAGAAGCAGGACTTAAAGTAGATATTCAAGCACCTACACCGGAGACTCCTTCTATGACAATGGCTTTAGAAAAGTACATTAAAGACGTAAATAAGAAGTAA
- a CDS encoding DUF4271 domain-containing protein: MESSLRLITYQNWITIIIISCLILLGAIKFFYQARFSDFLNILGADRFFSTRSKGVFILHPLQVVLLVIQFIGISLLIYLAYCSILNIPFSKNFDIFKYIFLGYSVFEIVKFLLERFIAYVLNFDKKMQSFFYKRLNVKHLLGLFALLGSAFIVYQLQIPFYFIYSILGIIITIYTISQFWLIRKYKSDFFRFPFYFILYFCTLEIGPYFILYSFITKQ, translated from the coding sequence TTGGAAAGCAGCCTACGCCTTATTACTTATCAAAACTGGATAACAATAATTATTATAAGTTGTTTGATATTACTAGGTGCTATTAAGTTTTTTTATCAAGCAAGATTTTCAGACTTTTTAAATATCCTAGGTGCTGATCGCTTTTTCAGCACAAGATCTAAGGGTGTTTTTATTTTACACCCCTTACAAGTCGTGTTACTCGTAATACAATTTATAGGTATCTCTCTTTTGATTTACTTAGCATATTGCTCCATACTAAATATTCCTTTTTCAAAGAACTTCGACATTTTCAAGTACATCTTTTTGGGGTACTCCGTCTTTGAGATTGTAAAATTTCTACTAGAAAGATTTATAGCATATGTTTTAAATTTTGACAAAAAAATGCAGTCCTTTTTTTATAAGCGACTTAATGTAAAACACCTTTTGGGCCTGTTTGCTCTTTTAGGCAGTGCCTTTATAGTTTACCAACTACAAATTCCTTTTTATTTCATTTACAGCATCCTAGGTATAATCATCACTATTTACACTATTTCGCAATTTTGGCTTATCCGTAAATACAAGAGTGACTTTTTTAGGTTTCCTTTTTATTTTATTTTGTATTTTTGCACTCTCGAAATTGGACCCTACTTTATTTTGTACTCATTCATTACAAAACAGTAG
- a CDS encoding polyprenol monophosphomannose synthase has product MANAVVIIPTYNEIENIERLLRNIFALQRAFHILVVDDNSPDGTAAKVKELQGPYKERLFLLNRPKKNGLGTAYIAGFKWALDQEYEYVFEMDADFSHNPNDLIRLYNACVKDGADLAIGSRYVTGVNVVNWPMGRVLLSWGASRYVRFVTRMNIYDTTAGFICYHHNVLRGIDLENIKFVGYAFQIEMKYKAYLKKFKIVEVPVVFTDRTKGESKMSSGIISEAIFGVVKMRLQHLFKR; this is encoded by the coding sequence ATGGCAAACGCTGTAGTTATCATACCCACCTACAACGAAATCGAAAATATAGAAAGGCTGTTGCGCAATATATTTGCACTACAACGAGCTTTCCATATTTTAGTGGTTGATGATAACTCTCCAGATGGAACAGCAGCCAAAGTAAAAGAACTCCAAGGACCATATAAAGAGAGATTGTTTCTTTTAAATAGACCCAAAAAAAATGGTCTAGGTACTGCATATATAGCGGGTTTTAAATGGGCACTTGATCAAGAATATGAATATGTTTTTGAGATGGATGCAGATTTTTCCCATAATCCAAACGATTTAATTAGGCTTTATAATGCTTGTGTTAAAGATGGTGCAGATCTCGCTATTGGGTCTAGATATGTAACTGGAGTAAATGTGGTAAACTGGCCTATGGGGAGAGTTTTACTTTCTTGGGGAGCCTCACGTTATGTTAGATTTGTTACAAGAATGAATATTTATGATACGACTGCAGGTTTTATTTGCTATCACCATAATGTTTTAAGGGGGATAGATCTAGAGAACATTAAATTTGTAGGTTATGCGTTTCAAATAGAAATGAAATATAAAGCATATCTCAAAAAATTTAAAATAGTAGAGGTTCCTGTAGTTTTTACAGATAGAACTAAAGGAGAAAGTAAAATGAGCTCAGGTATTATTTCTGAAGCCATTTTTGGTGTTGTAAAAATGCGACTACAACATCTTTTTAAAAGATAA
- a CDS encoding dihydroorotase codes for MEKILIKDAHIVNEGTILRGDVLIHNGIIEEIAESISAKSGDVHIFDAEGTYLMPGVIDDQVHFREPGLTHKANIATESRAAVAGGITSFIEMPNTVPQTTTIEKLEEKFEIAANSSAANYSFMFGGTNDNLEEILKVDKKNVAGLKLFLGSSTGDMLVDNEAVLEKIFKSTDMIISTHCEDEETIRKNLAIYKERYGDDIPMNLHPIIRSEDACYISSSRAIELAKKTGARLHVFHLSTGKETALFDNTIPLAEKKITSEVCIHHLWFSDEDYDEKGSKIKWNPAVKTPKDRDELFQALLDDKIDVIATDHAPHTLGEKNNVYTKAPSGGPLVQHALPAMLEFYHQGKISLEKIVEKMCHNPAILFQVEKRGYIRKGYKADIVLVDLNAPWTVQKDNILYKCGWSPFEGTTFKSRITHTFVNGRLAHKNFKVYDELFGERLTFDR; via the coding sequence ATGGAAAAGATTTTAATAAAAGATGCTCATATTGTTAATGAAGGAACCATTTTAAGAGGTGACGTATTAATACATAATGGCATCATAGAGGAAATAGCAGAAAGTATAAGCGCAAAGTCTGGTGACGTACATATTTTTGACGCAGAAGGAACTTATCTTATGCCTGGAGTTATAGATGACCAAGTTCACTTTAGAGAGCCTGGACTTACGCATAAAGCAAATATTGCAACAGAATCTAGAGCTGCCGTAGCCGGAGGCATAACATCATTTATTGAAATGCCGAACACAGTGCCTCAAACCACTACTATTGAGAAGCTCGAAGAGAAGTTTGAGATTGCAGCAAACTCGTCTGCAGCAAACTATTCTTTTATGTTTGGGGGAACCAATGATAACTTAGAAGAAATTCTAAAGGTTGACAAGAAGAATGTTGCAGGTCTCAAATTATTTTTAGGGAGCTCTACTGGAGATATGCTGGTTGATAATGAGGCAGTGCTTGAAAAGATATTCAAATCTACAGATATGATTATCTCAACACATTGTGAAGATGAAGAAACCATAAGGAAAAACCTTGCAATATATAAAGAGCGCTACGGTGATGATATCCCAATGAATCTTCATCCTATAATTAGGAGTGAAGATGCTTGCTATATTTCGTCCTCAAGGGCTATAGAGTTAGCAAAGAAAACAGGAGCGAGACTTCACGTCTTTCACTTATCTACCGGAAAAGAAACAGCACTATTTGACAATACGATACCTCTTGCTGAAAAGAAAATAACATCAGAGGTTTGTATCCACCATCTATGGTTTTCTGATGAAGATTATGATGAGAAAGGATCTAAAATTAAATGGAATCCAGCAGTAAAAACACCAAAGGATAGGGATGAGTTATTCCAAGCGTTACTAGATGATAAGATTGATGTAATAGCAACAGATCACGCTCCCCATACCTTAGGGGAAAAAAACAACGTATATACAAAAGCTCCTAGTGGTGGTCCACTAGTACAGCATGCACTACCTGCTATGCTAGAGTTTTATCATCAAGGAAAAATCTCTCTCGAGAAGATTGTAGAGAAGATGTGTCATAACCCAGCAATACTTTTTCAAGTAGAAAAAAGAGGATATATACGTAAAGGTTATAAAGCAGATATTGTACTTGTGGATCTTAATGCACCTTGGACCGTACAAAAAGATAATATTCTTTATAAGTGTGGATGGTCTCCTTTTGAAGGCACAACGTTCAAGTCTAGAATAACGCACACTTTTGTGAATGGCCGCCTAGCGCATAAAAACTTTAAGGTATACGATGAACTTTTTGGAGAACGTCTTACGTTTGATAGATAA
- a CDS encoding DUF4296 domain-containing protein yields MRRLYALLLGFLSLISCQDIPSVEKPDNFIDENTMESILYESVIISSARGYNIAQIKQLGIQPETYIYDKFDIDSLTYAQNLSYYTADVDAYKSLNAKVLNRVKGELKVNDSIESLQKKEQDSLRTLKAREVKARFKQKDSTKFKEIPRRLITDTFSRKNIRVEEDTSELD; encoded by the coding sequence ATGAGAAGATTATATGCTTTATTATTAGGTTTTTTATCCTTGATTAGTTGTCAAGATATTCCGTCTGTAGAAAAGCCAGATAATTTTATTGATGAGAACACTATGGAGAGCATATTGTATGAATCTGTAATAATATCTAGTGCTCGAGGTTACAATATTGCGCAAATCAAGCAATTGGGTATTCAGCCAGAAACTTATATATATGATAAGTTTGATATCGATAGCCTTACATATGCTCAGAATCTATCGTATTACACAGCAGATGTAGATGCTTATAAAAGCTTAAATGCCAAAGTATTGAATAGAGTTAAAGGAGAATTAAAAGTAAATGACTCTATAGAGTCTTTGCAGAAGAAAGAACAAGATTCTTTACGAACTTTGAAAGCAAGAGAAGTAAAAGCAAGATTTAAACAAAAAGATTCAACTAAGTTTAAAGAAATTCCAAGGCGTTTAATTACTGATACTTTTAGTAGAAAAAATATACGAGTTGAGGAAGATACTAGCGAACTTGATTAA
- a CDS encoding NAD-dependent epimerase/dehydratase family protein, translating into MILVTGSTGLVGKHLLLSLTQKDQSVRALYRSESKKAEVVSFFAFAKAESQLHRIDWVRGDITEVPSLTAVFKDVTYVYHCAALISFDPYQFKELTKINIEGTANVVNLCLENNIKKLVHVSSIATLASTPNNPITEDNFWDPDAPNSVYALTKNGAEMEVWRGTQEGLNAIILNPGIVIGEGNYQTGSGKFFNHILEGKALYPTGGSAVIDVKDLVALMEKAMNSTLAQERYIATAYNVTYRDLLEEIAKTLGKKAPSGALNNGLLQFLNFLDSMRGIFTRKRQITKIGYKSLQRQTLYSNDKIIEAFDYIPTPLDVTLSRIALHINQVR; encoded by the coding sequence ATGATTTTAGTTACTGGGAGTACTGGACTTGTAGGTAAACATTTACTGTTGAGCCTCACACAAAAAGATCAAAGCGTTAGAGCTTTGTACCGAAGCGAATCTAAGAAGGCGGAGGTTGTTTCTTTTTTTGCTTTCGCGAAAGCGGAATCTCAATTACACCGTATAGATTGGGTTAGAGGCGATATTACAGAAGTACCCAGCCTCACTGCCGTCTTTAAAGATGTAACTTATGTATACCATTGCGCGGCTCTTATTTCATTTGACCCATACCAATTTAAGGAGCTTACTAAAATAAATATTGAAGGCACTGCAAATGTTGTCAATCTATGCCTAGAAAATAATATCAAAAAATTAGTACATGTAAGCTCTATTGCTACACTGGCAAGCACACCAAACAATCCAATTACAGAAGATAATTTCTGGGATCCAGATGCTCCAAACTCAGTATATGCACTCACAAAAAATGGCGCAGAAATGGAAGTATGGAGAGGAACACAAGAAGGATTAAACGCAATTATTTTAAATCCCGGAATCGTAATAGGTGAAGGAAACTACCAGACAGGTAGCGGAAAGTTCTTTAATCATATTCTTGAAGGAAAAGCTTTATATCCCACTGGAGGTAGCGCAGTGATAGATGTAAAAGACTTAGTAGCATTAATGGAGAAAGCTATGAATAGCACCCTAGCACAAGAAAGGTATATTGCGACTGCTTACAATGTCACTTATCGTGATTTACTAGAAGAAATAGCAAAGACCTTAGGCAAGAAAGCACCTAGTGGAGCTCTAAACAACGGCTTACTCCAATTTTTAAACTTCTTAGACTCTATGAGAGGCATATTTACTCGCAAAAGACAAATAACTAAAATAGGCTACAAGTCATTGCAAAGACAGACATTGTACAGTAATGACAAAATAATAGAAGCGTTTGATTACATTCCCACTCCGCTAGATGTGACTTTGTCACGTATAGCACTACACATTAATCAAGTTCGCTAG
- the tyrS gene encoding tyrosine--tRNA ligase, which translates to MIKNFVEELQWRGMIHDVMPQTEEHLMEAMRSAYVGFDPTADSLHIGNLVPIMLLAHYQRSGHRPVALVGGATGMIGDPSGKSSERNLLDEKTLRHNQECVKSQLSQFLDFTSGAENQALLVNNYDWMKEFSFLDFIRDVGKHITVNYMMAKDSVKNRLTGEDADGMSFTEFTYQMVQGYDFLHLYKNEGITLQMGGSDQWGNITTGTELVRRIGGGKGYALTCPLITKSDGSKFGKSEGGNVWLNAKRTSPYKFYQYWLNTTDEDAEKYIKIFTFLDREEIEALVAAHKEAPHQRALQKRLAEEVTTTVHDAEALEKAIAASNILFGKSTSDDLKSLDEATFLDVFEGVPQAEIEKSEIEAGLDIIAALAEKTGFLKSNGEARRALKENSISINKEKVGEDYTIQTTDLINGTFVLLQRGKKNYFVIRAS; encoded by the coding sequence ATGATTAAGAATTTTGTAGAAGAATTACAGTGGCGTGGAATGATACACGATGTGATGCCACAAACCGAGGAACATTTAATGGAAGCGATGCGCTCTGCATATGTAGGTTTTGACCCAACGGCAGACTCATTACACATTGGAAATTTAGTTCCTATTATGTTATTGGCACATTATCAAAGATCTGGTCATAGGCCTGTTGCGTTAGTAGGTGGAGCTACAGGTATGATAGGAGATCCATCAGGAAAATCATCAGAGCGTAATCTTCTTGATGAGAAGACATTACGTCATAACCAAGAATGTGTAAAATCACAACTATCACAGTTTCTCGATTTTACTTCGGGTGCAGAAAATCAGGCACTTTTAGTGAATAACTATGACTGGATGAAGGAGTTTTCTTTTCTTGACTTTATTCGTGATGTAGGTAAGCATATTACGGTTAATTATATGATGGCAAAAGATTCTGTAAAAAATAGACTTACTGGTGAAGATGCAGATGGTATGTCATTTACAGAGTTTACATACCAGATGGTACAAGGATATGACTTTTTACATTTATATAAAAACGAAGGAATCACGCTCCAAATGGGGGGAAGTGACCAGTGGGGTAATATTACTACGGGTACAGAATTAGTTCGTCGTATAGGAGGCGGAAAAGGATATGCACTTACGTGCCCGCTTATCACTAAGTCTGATGGAAGTAAATTTGGAAAAAGTGAAGGTGGAAACGTATGGCTAAATGCAAAAAGAACATCTCCGTATAAATTTTACCAGTACTGGTTAAATACAACAGATGAGGATGCAGAGAAGTATATTAAGATCTTTACTTTTTTAGATAGAGAAGAGATTGAAGCACTTGTTGCAGCTCATAAAGAGGCACCACATCAGAGAGCTTTACAAAAGAGACTAGCAGAGGAGGTAACCACTACGGTTCATGATGCAGAGGCGCTAGAAAAAGCAATCGCAGCTTCAAATATTTTATTTGGTAAAAGTACAAGTGATGATCTAAAGTCTCTTGATGAGGCAACATTTTTAGATGTCTTTGAAGGTGTACCACAAGCAGAGATAGAAAAATCTGAAATAGAAGCTGGATTAGATATTATCGCAGCACTTGCAGAAAAGACAGGATTTTTAAAATCTAATGGAGAAGCGAGACGTGCACTTAAAGAAAACTCAATCTCGATAAATAAAGAAAAAGTAGGAGAGGATTATACCATCCAGACTACAGATTTGATAAATGGAACCTTTGTACTGCTTCAAAGAGGTAAGAAGAATTACTTTGTTATTAGAGCATCCTAG
- a CDS encoding YHS domain-containing (seleno)protein, giving the protein MRLLSFILLALFTISITAQKTDYNLKKGYVAEGFDVTEYFNNKAIEGNKEFTTTYDGAKFKFASETNLQAFIKTPEKFVPQYGGYCAYAIADKGKKVSIDPETFEIRDGKLYLFYNSWGVNTLEKWNEEGAATLKKKADIEWKTVRNKH; this is encoded by the coding sequence ATGAGATTACTATCATTCATTCTTCTGGCATTATTTACAATTTCCATTACCGCTCAAAAAACAGATTACAACCTCAAAAAAGGATATGTAGCCGAAGGATTTGACGTGACAGAATATTTTAACAATAAAGCTATAGAAGGAAATAAAGAATTCACCACAACATATGATGGGGCGAAATTTAAATTTGCGAGCGAGACAAACCTACAAGCTTTTATTAAGACTCCAGAAAAGTTTGTTCCTCAATACGGAGGGTATTGCGCATATGCTATTGCGGATAAAGGGAAAAAAGTATCGATAGATCCAGAAACTTTTGAAATAAGAGATGGTAAATTATATCTCTTTTACAACTCTTGGGGAGTAAATACCTTAGAAAAGTGGAATGAAGAAGGAGCAGCCACTTTAAAGAAAAAAGCAGATATTGAATGGAAAACTGTAAGGAATAAACATTAA